One Epinephelus fuscoguttatus linkage group LG16, E.fuscoguttatus.final_Chr_v1 genomic window, ataaacttaagcaATGTAGTGtgattttatcatttatcattagATCATAATAATTGATGCATTACTTAGTTCATTGCTTTAATGTTTCAGCTGGTAAatactttgaattactttgtactactaagtacttgagtaaataaaagcataaaataaAGTGTAGACTTGTGTTGGGATATTGCTCAAACTGAATTCATGCATACTGCTGTGACTGTGCCTCTGTTCAACAGCTCACAGTCAAGTCAGGCCACTGGGGGTAGGGAGGGAGAAACAATCAAGCACCTGCACGTACACTTAATGCTGCATTCAGGGAATATGGGATACAGTTATACTGGTCTGATTGAACTTGTTTTATACTAAAATGGAGGACAGCTCAAATCTCTGATGTTGTAGTAATTATTTCATGACCAAGAGTTAAATATAAACCCCATTTAGGTTATTGATTTCCAGTAAGAGTATTTAACTTCATGAGTAACATTTTGAGTTTTGTAAAACTTCCATTCAACACAAACACCCACAATTCGGACTTTCCTTGTGGACCTGAATGCATCATCAGAAGCATGCTTCGACACAGAAAGGCACGGAGGCTGCAGCGACTGAGGGAGCACCACAATGACTGCCAGGAGAGATATGACATGGAAATAACAGCCAACACCCAAGCAGAACATGAGAAAAATCTACAATTAATTGAGGTAAGACATATTTCATGTTTCATCAAACTACATTAGGCCGAAAAATAGACGTCTTTGCTAGCCGTCCGATGTGCTTTCCAGCCTGAGTGAAACagtttagctaatgttagcttgtacTTAATCAGACGGAGAGAAGGCTAATGTTAATTAGCAAGGGAGCAAAACACAGTGTTTGTCAGTCTCTGTTTCATTACACTGCTAAAGTTATATGATTGGTGTCAAATGTTTAAACATCTGATTAAAGGTGTATCTTACAGTATGTATAATGGTGGATGAAACCTGTGCTCTTACAGCCGCTGGACTCGCTGTATGTCGGACACCAATATTATTTGAAAGCTAGACAGTGACTGATAGTGTTAAAACCAAAAGTCCCCAGATTGGGAGATTTTGGGAGtgactttgcaaacacagtgaAACAATGCATTGATCACAAAGAATATAGTGAtgctgcacatcaaattaaacagcagaacctggggTACAAGGCTGTATAAACccttttacatgccccaaacacagcacaaacaacaactaaataaataacaaaaaatcaaaCTCCATGCCGACCAACTCTTCatatttcgggctctaactTGATGCCACGTTACGCAAAACACAGACAAGCATCAGAGAGATAGgggccaaaaaacaacaacaacagaaatagGTGGAAAAACGAAACAGACAGTTATATGTGTATACCCTAAACATCAGTAGtgatttacagaaaaaaataaattaaagatataggattgtacatgacaaaaatcacatgcaaacatggtgcaattttggagagctcgcctgaattatctgtactaaaacctctctagtattgttctgcttcactttatcaggATCagcctttgcagagttaatgttcacatattgtactatgatgtgatagaggtttagagctgcagctgcatcattccaaagggatactcatcctTTAAATGCTTTTCTTTTAGGCAgacctcaaaatgtttcatatgtgtgtgcttcatttactcttcacatataacacatgtactgatatttacacaccttaacaaatctcacaagtgtcCCAGTGTGGTCAGAGATATACTCATGTCATGATGGGTATGCAACTTCCGACCAGAGGTCTATAAAATAGGCTCAGGGTTATTTTCTGAAGCACTGAATATTCTGGAACAGTGAGAGCCCCGCAGCTCTACACAACACAGCTAATTAGGTTTACACCAATTAAGTTACCAACTCCAAGTTCAAAGGCTATCGAATATATGATATTTATGAAAATTCATGTAACTACTAACTAACGTGTACAAAGTAGGTAACTCAAAGTGTGCATTTTCAAGAGAAACCATGCTGATGTCTGAATACAAATATTAGCGACCACCTGTTCTGTAAACCCTACCTTACCcatctactgtttttttttttgttttttttgtttttttaacgtGACATCTACAATTAATCATGCCTgaccaaaatttaaaaatgtttttttacttgATAGGTACATTTCTATTTAGGCAATATGTAATCACAACCACCTCAAACTAGATCACATCACATTATGTTTCTCTGTTATTACAGCTTGAAATACAGTGCACcctgtgaaataaaaaacaaaaacaaagtcctctttaatttgttttttgctaAAATGTCTCGACATTCTTCATAAATGAAGCAGCTAGCAGCATTACATAGGTCATAGTCAATTACATAGTTCATAGTCAATTCTAAGTTTTAATGTCCTTTCATCTGATGCAATGTTTATATAGAAATCATGAATACTGTTTAGAAacaaggaggaaaataaatgattAGGCTTTAATATTACTGAAAAGTACTTTTACCAGATTGTTTAGAGTGTCTCCAGATGGCTCCAGATATTTCCATCTAGACCACAAAGTCCACAAAGGCACAGGTACACCTGCACTCTGGTACAGTAATGCAATCTAGTACTGTTGTGCCTACAATGTTCAGTTTTGTTAACAGTGTCACTGAGGAACACCTGCTCCTAAAGGTTCAATTtatggcagagctgttgtattgaGTTGCAATAGACTGTACAGGTGTACCTGATAAAGTGGACATTGAGTGAATCTAATCTATAGTTGTTTGtgattgtttgttggtctgtaACATTgctttttgttaattttatttaatattttactttatagatgatgaacagaaaaaagaagGATCAAGAGGAACTGGTATGTATTCAATTTGGCTTGTTTACCattagacttgcaccgatttatTGGCAGTACTCGGAATCAGGCTGGTTTTCACGTGATCACCCATGACCTGCGATCGGCCGGTCAGTCTAAAGCATAAATCGGCCGGTCAGTCTAAAGCATGACTGACATTGCGTAATatcagcagcgcacacacacgcacaagtgCAGCTCACGGCTTGAGCGATGTGAGGAAGGAGACCTCAGCGACACACTGATCTGGGTAGAACAACTATGGAGTAAATGATTATAGCCCAAGAATCAGGGTCGAGAGGACACTTTAATTTTCAGTGCAGGATGTTCACAAgtgtagcgtgtgtgtgtgtttctgaaatTTACAAAAGGAAAAATAGCTTTACATCTTCTTAATTCTTACAAATCTGCATATACAATCTGTAAACATGGGtggcttctcaccttaatcattcacgcacacacatcaaaagagagaaggagaaagttgttaattgtcTGTGTTAAACTTAATGGAGTGGAGCTCTTCCTGCTACACGGTGCCACTTGAAACTGACGAGGCGCATGTCCGCGTGCTGAAGATGCACTGCATCTGCGTCTGCGCTTACTGACGGGAGCGTTCTCACGGGAGCAGCAACCTGTTCAAATGTGCACCAAATATAAATGTTCCATGGCAGCCTGTTCAAATGTGCACCTTTTTTCTCATTGTTAAAATTAGAATGTCCATAACACTGCATTTTGTAGATGTAAAGCCCTGTGTGAATTTTATggggtttttttcctgttaaaatgttctaatgaaggaaagacagaaaactgcaatatcttgtgtgctgtaaagtggcttgaaaaaaaatgaagtcgGAATCAGCGgtccaaacactctgcaaatcgGAAATCGGTATCagcccaaaaaattgtaatcggtgcaagtctgTTTACCATTTTGATGTGGGATATAGCAGAATAGTGTACTTGCAAATTAGTATTGGATAACAGTATTCTCTATAGTTATTGCATACATCATATCTGTGTAGTATTTATTTGCTAAAGTCAGTTTGGCCAGGGCACAACATGAGCACTTGTCCTTTGCCGGTGAACTTGTCTCCTAACTTTCATATGCTCAGGTTATTTTCAGactacatttgaaaatgtatgtATCTTTTATGTTAGGTCACCCAGTAGCATATACAGGCCAGCAATGGCAGAGAGAGGCAGTGAAGAGCAACAGTGTGTAAATCCACTGAAATCCACTTTTTAATtccaaaagtttaaaaaataaattctgaGCCGAGTGTGATTCAGTGTTTATTCCTCCAGTGAAGCTCCAGCTCTGCCACCATCACTCCTCTAAAGCTCCCCAGCACACAGCAGCTATCTGTCTGCAAACAGCAGCTCTGTCCGCACTgctcacacagacactcacatcTCCCATATATTTGAacatatcgcccaaccctagTTGTAACCTCTTGTTGCATGTTGTTTAGTGAGCCATGCAACATGTAAGCATCAATTTTGGTTGTGTCCCATTCTCCCTAATAGGGAAATTAGTTATTGGTTATATTATGATGCTTCAGTAAACTATTCACATGATCTTTGATCTCTATGAAGTCAGAAAGATCAGTGACATGTTTGATTTGAGTAAAGTTACATTGAGGAAATCTTTGTTGTTTATCAATTTTCACCTCCTTCGTTAATTGGTTGTGAGGCTGTTGTGAGTACAATGTTTTTCACAGATGTCACTGACTAGTAGTGTTATAGTTctataataacacattttttcttGGTTAACCTAAATTCTACATGTTTATATAATCCATCATAAATCTTTACTGCAACTATTGAcatcaaatactttttttcacagacctGTTTATTCTGAAAAAAGATATATTTGAACTAATAGACTTTGAGCAAGTGCAGTATTTCTTAAATGGATAATAGATATTAAATGATGATTTGCTGTTTCTGCAGCTTCTTCCTTGAATTTCATCCAAATTTGGTCTACAAGCCAACTTGTGATTTTGAGTGATTAGTTCTAGGTTTAGTTCCATATTCAAGAtttgaaacattacatttttatctgtttatttctTTCAGTTGGACTGTGTCAAAGATGATTCTCTGTTGGAATCCAGTCATGATCTGGAAAGTGATTATGTGCCATCATCTTCAGATTCCTCAGACGTTGAAAACAATCATGACGGTTATACAAAGCTAAAATTCaagaaaaaatgtgataaacacagagaagttcACCTTAACTGACGCaaatgaaaaactcaacaacacaGACGAcaatgacagagacagagatgacCATGACACAGATTACAGCGCTGATGGTGAGAATGAGGAGAGATCACTAATGTCAGTGAAATGCTGCGACAAGGGAGAAAAACGGAAGTGGGACAAAAGACATTACTGTGTCTACTGCAAAAAACCACAGAGTAAAATGGCACGGCATCTAACgcggaaacacagcgatgaaaAAGAAGTGGCCCTAGCAACAAACCTTCCACCATCCTCAAAGAAGCGTCGCCACATGTTAGAGGGACTTCGCAGGAAGGGCAATTACTATCATAACATTGGGGTGTTGCAGAAGGGACAAGGTGAGATAGTAACCTACAGACAGCCATCAGAACATGCAGATCCAGAAGATTATTTACCGTGCAACATTTGTTTTGGGTTCTTCTTAAAAGATAAACTATGGAAACATGAGAAACACTGTCGTAAAATGATGGGTGAGCCAGAAGTTCAGTCCAAGAAAAGGCGAAGAGTTCAAACTGCTGCTTCATCTCTTGTTCCACACAGAGGACAATCTACACAAAGGTGCTCAGACATTGTTAACAGAATGGTCATTGACAAGGTGTCTCTTGAAGTCAGAAATGACCCACTCATATGTGAATTTGGTGATAGACTGCTGGAGAAACACGGGAGTGATCAGTCAAAACATGGTCATATCAGTCAAAAGATGAGGGAGTTGGGGAGATTTGTACTTGCTGCAAAGTCCATTGACCACAAAGTGAAGATGCTACAAGATGTCTTAGTGCCACCTAAGTTTCACTTAGCTGTAGAGGCAGCAAAAAAAGCATCTGGTTTCACCAAATCTAAGTACAGGTACGACACACCTTCTCTTGCTTTAAAATTAGGGCACTCACTAAAGGCAACATGTGACATTGTGATTGGGCAACATataaaagctgaagatgaagtggcTGCAGCCAGAGTGAGGAGCTTCTTGGGCTTGATATCTGCGGAGTGGGATCTGTTTGTGTCACGCCGTGCACGAACAAACTTAGAGGAAGACAGGtggaacaaaaaagaaatgatcCCACTCACAGAAGATGTGATGAAGCTTAACAAGGTTTTGAAGACCACAGAGGAGGAGGCAAAAGAGATACTCTTGACAGGACCAAACCCAAAAGCATACAAGACTCTTAGTGAGTGTCTTCTTTCACAAATCATACTTTTTAACCGAAGACGGCAAGGTGAGGCAGCAAAAATGCCTCTGTTGACCTACAAGAACAGAGCCGCAGAGGAACCAAATGAGGATATCATGCAGGGCCTCTCAAAACTGGAGAAAGGTTTGAGTCATGAGTTCACCAGGTTGGTGATCAGAGGAAGAGGGATCGCAAAGTGCCTGTGCTTTTAACCAGGGAGATGACCAAATCGCTTGATTTCCTCATTGAGCAAAGGAGTGAAGACAATGACATTTTGGACAGTAATGAGTATGTCTTTGCAAGACAGAATTCAGAATCCCATCTCCGAGGTTCAGACTGTTTGAGGAAGTATGCGGCTGCAAGTGGGGCAAGGAAGCCTGAAACACTCACATCAACCTACCTGAGGAAACATGTGGCTACAATGAGTCAGATCATGAACCTTAAAGAAAATGAGTTGGACCAACTCGCTAAATTCATGGGACATGATATTCGTGTTCATCGTGAATATTACCGGCTAACAGAGAACACACTTCAACTTGCAAAGATTAGCAAGCTGCTCATGGCAATAGAACTCGGAACTGAGGCCTACAAAGGCAAATCACTCGATGAGATTGATTTAGGCCTAGAAAGTGAGTATAAAAGTATGAGATTCCAATTATACCAAAATCACATTTGCAATTTGAGTATTAAAAATGATGTTTGTCTGTTAACCCTTTTTAACAGAATGTTGTTTGTGTTCTATCAAAACAGTTCCTCCATCTTCAGAAGTGGGAGCTGTACAGGAGTCACAAGTCAGTGGAAATGATCTGGAGATCTTCAATGAGAGGTCTTTCGAAGACTCAGATGGTATGAAGTTTGTTGGGCTGCAACTGACATtctttcattattgattaatctgttgattattttctggaTTCATCAATTGCGTTCTCTctaaatgtcacaaaataatgaaataactacagcattttcttcatttggTATGAGCGTGTCTGTCAGTATGATGAACAGGAGTTAATGCTGAGGTGATAATCTTCTTTTCTTGCAGAAGAAGTTAACATTCTGACTCAAAAGTCTGTGACTCGAAGACCATTGGATGAGAAGAAAAGGACTGAGAAAACAGGTAAACTCTTCTCTTGTCAGCTTTGCTGTGCTGTAGTGTCCAATCATgttaaaccagtggttctcaaactttttcaCTTCAAAGACCCCTAAAGTGACACAGATTAGTGGACCCCAAtgatcaaatgtttgtttttagatCTTTTAGGGCCAGCTaatcattattttcattgtcaattaatctgttgattattttctcaattaacaGATTGTTTGGTCTGGTAAAAATGtccatcagtgtttctcaaagctcaagatgacgtcctcaaatgtcttgttttgtccacaacccaaagatatgcAGTTTCTGTCATAAAGGaacaaagaaaccagaaaatattcacatttaagaagctgaaatcagAGAATTTGTGTTATGGAtggtattaaaaaataaaagattccCCTTTTTGCTGGGGACCCCATGGAACACCCTGAAGGACCACTGGGGGTCCCTGGACCccagtttgagaaccactgactTAAACTATGTAGTTTCACGCTGTAATGATGTTCTCTTGCTGTTTTTGCTCTTGGTGGATCCTCCAAAGGAAAGAGACAAAAGAGGGTTTCTGAGCCTGCTGAAGATTCAGATGGTATGAACATACAGTAACATCAGATTCATTGCAGAAGCACTGTGATACggtgtgttagtgtgtctgtgagtaTGATGAACTGGAGTTAATGCTGAGGTGATAATCTTCTTTTCTTGCAGAGGAAATAGATGTTCTGACTCAAAACACTGTGACTGGAAGACCATCGGATGAGATGAAAAAGAGTGAGAAAAGAGGTAAACTCTTTTTCTGTCAGCTTATTTtgtttcctcctgctgctgcactgtaGTGTCCAATCATGTTCTATATCTTAATACactattaatttaatttgaataaCTTAAAATATGTAGTTTCACACTGCAATGATGTTCCTCTCTTGCTGTTTTTGCTCTTGGTGGATCCTCCAAAGGAAAGAGACGGAAGAGAGTTTCTGAGCCTGTTGAAGATTCGGATGGTATGAAAATACAGTAACTTCGGATTCATTGCAGAAGCACTGTGATACGGcgtgttagtgtgtctgtgagtaTGATGAACTGGAGTTAATGCTGAGGTGGTAATCTTCTTTCCTTGCAGAAGAAATAGATGTTCTGACTCAAAACACTGTGACTGGAAGACCATCGGATAAGATGAAAAAGAGTGAGAAAAGAGGTAAACTCTTCTTCTGTCAGCTTATTTtgtttcctcctgctgctgcactgtaGTGTCCAATCATGTTCTATATCTTAATACactattaatttaatttgaataaCTTAAAATATGTAGTTTCACACTGCAATGATGTTCTTCTCTTGCTGTTTTTGCTCTTGGTGGATCCTCCAAAGGAAAGAGACGGAAGAGAGTTTCTGAGCCTGTTGAAGATTCGGATGGTATGAAAATACAGTAACTTCGGATTCATTGCAGAAGCACTGTGATACggtgtgttagtgtgtctgtgagtaTGATGAACTGTAGTTAATGCTGAGGTGGTAATCTTCTTTCCTTGCAGAAGAAATAGATGTTCTGACTCAAAACACTGTGACTGGAAGACCATCGGATGAGATGAAAAAGAGTGAGAAAACAGGTAAACTCCATGCACCAATGGATATTTTGCACCAAAACCGACCAAGTGcttcacataaaaacaaatggaattaatataaaaacaggCACATGAGaccataattaatgtaaagtaagatggataaaacacacagaacaacaataattataataaaagtaaagatACAAATAGAGCACACAATgcataaaatcaagtaaaacaacatttaagaGAAATGCAGCGGTGTGAAAGTGCGAAGCAAAGCACAACAAAAGTTTCAGGCCTGTATAAggttatgaaacagtctcagtTTAATACTGATACCTCTGTATTACCCACCTAAGCAAATGAGaccattattgttattattattaatattttttaagatgtttcttagggcattttttgcctttaattgataggatagtgaagtgtgaaagggggagagaggggggggatgacatgcagcaaagggccacaggctggagtcaaacccgggccgctgcggcaacagccttgtatatggggcgcctgctctaccactaatcCACCGATgcccttattattattattattattattattattattattattatcattattattattattaagactCGTTTAGCATTTTGCAACACAAGGTTGTATGAAATCAAATTGTAGTCCATGTATGCTActcaaattttttttatattggaGTGCAGTGGATGAGTTCAGGAGTCTCAGTCTGAGGAAAGAAACTGCCCTGTAGTCTGTtgatacagcagcagaaacttctgTATCTCTTGTCAGACGGCAGCAGATACTTGTGAATCTTTTGTCAGAGAGCAGAAGGGTGAACAGGGTATGGCTGGTGTATGTTATCTTTTAGGATCCTTTGGGCTTTTTGCTGTCACCTCACTTCACTGACACTACTGATGCTCTGTAGATGGGTACCGATGATtgacatttgattttgtttcagGTTTGCCATGATCATTAAACATTATATTCTCATTGTATCTCTATATATACATTGAATGATTTAATTCTACACAGTTTCCTTTCTCGGTTTGTGAACACTGTCCTCCATCATAGAAAATGCAGTATACATATTAGACAGTATAGTAACAGATAAAGTTGGGTGATACAACAATATAAACCATGAGAAAATAGCTATATCTTTATATGTCTGGTTGTATTAGTATACGAACAATACTGCAAAAGATTTTTGGTGGATAATGATGAAATACAGTGAATATGAAAGgtctttttcagttttgttatACAGTCTGTAAATGGTTAAATTAAATACACATGATTTTTTAATAGTGAGGATGTCAGTACCTGTCTACATTTGTAATTTCTATTTCAGGTCTGAATCCACAATTtcgcaagaaaaaaaaatgccatcGCAGGCCTTGGAGTTCTGAAGAAAAGGCAGCAGTGTGGCGACAGCTGGGACGGTACATCACTCTGCAGAGAGTTCCTGGTAAAGAACTGTGTGTCAAGGCTATTGAAGCAGAACAGGTACTCTGTAGTCGCAACTGGAAAGATGTTAAGAACCAAGTCTACAATTCCATCACATCTCAAAAGGAAACAGTTGTAGTTCATTTTCATGTTATGCGGTTTTCCCCTA contains:
- the LOC125903907 gene encoding uncharacterized protein LOC125903907 — its product is MTKSLDFLIEQRSEDNDILDSNEYVFARQNSESHLRGSDCLRKYAAASGARKPETLTSTYLRKHVATMSQIMNLKENELDQLAKFMGHDIRVHREYYRLTENTLQLAKISKLLMAIELGTEAYKGKSLDEIDLGLEIPPSSEVGAVQESQVSGNDLEIFNERSFEDSDEEVNILTQKSVTRRPLDEKKRTEKTGKRQKRVSEPAEDSDEEIDVLTQNTVTGRPSDEMKKSEKRGKRRKRVSEPVEDSDEEIDVLTQNTVTGRPSDKMKKSEKRGKRRKRVSEPVEDSDEEIDVLTQNTVTGRPSDEMKKSEKTGLNPQFRKKKKCHRRPWSSEEKAAVWRQLGRYITLQRVPGKELCVKAIEAEQMAELGYAKTRLLTE